The Papio anubis isolate 15944 chromosome 1, Panubis1.0, whole genome shotgun sequence genome window below encodes:
- the LOC101000759 gene encoding LOW QUALITY PROTEIN: PRAME family member 17 (The sequence of the model RefSeq protein was modified relative to this genomic sequence to represent the inferred CDS: inserted 5 bases in 3 codons; deleted 1 base in 1 codon), which yields MWPHKAYILSSHNYNASSSSRLLELAGRSLLRNRALTIFTLDELPREVFPPMFMEAFSMRHWEALKLMVQAWPFLRLPLGSLMKTPHLETLRAALKGLDTLLAQKVRPRRWKLQVLDLRDVDENFWTIWSGARALSCSPEAMSKRQTVEDCLRTGTRQPLKVFIDLCLKASALDECLSYLCGWVHYRSGLVHLCCSKVQNYSLPTSSFRNLLVSRIYPDSIQELEVRRECSLNQTGKFAPYLSQMNNLRKLFLAFGYDDELYVSSLQQFIPDVDSPFLCLSYPQMLYIRKVSNIKEHLEHLLRCLKNPLRAFIFCHAYLTDRDMEXLSQYPSLRQLKELHLIHILMWTTNLEPLGAXTEKAAATLGEPPHPKDCRIQTPNSQVLLPALSRCSQLTTFYFGGNETSTNALKDLLRHTGGLSKLGLELYPAPLESLDNRGHVNWEILAPTRAELMRTLREVRQPKRXLFGPVPCPSCGSWPSERVDLHLAPREELVSGMDKLSSGPLDTEI from the exons ATGTGGCCCCACAAAGCCTACATTCTCAGTTCCCACAATTACAATGCTTCG TCCTCATCCAGACTCCTGGAGCTGGCAGGGCGGAGCCTGCTGAGGAACCGCGCCCTGACCATCTTCACCCTGGACGAGCTGCCCCGGGAGGTCTTCCCTCCGATGTTCATGGAGGCCTTCAGCATGAGACACTGGGAGGCCCTGAAGCTGATGGTGCAGGCCTGGCCCTTCCTCCGCCTCCCTCTGGGATCCCTGATGAAGACACCTCATCTGGAGACCTTGCGAGCTGCGCTGAAGGGACTTGATACACTGCTGGCCCAGAAGGTTCGCCCCAG GAGGTGGAAACTTCAAGTGCTGGATTTGCGGGATGTTGATGAGAATTTCTGGACCATATGGTCTGGAGCCCGGGCCCTGTCCTGCTCCCCAGAGGCCATGAGTAAGAGGCAGACAGTGGAGGACTGTCTGAGAACGGGAACACGCCAGCCCTTGAAGGTGTTCATAGACCTCTGCCTAAAGGCCAGTGCGCTGGATGAATGCCTGAGCTACCTCTGTGGGTGGGTCCACTACAGAAGCGGTCTCGTGCACCTGTGTTGTAGTAAGGTGCAGAATTACTCACTGCCCACTTCAAGTTTCAGAAATCTACTGGTAAGCAGGATATACCCAGACAGTATCCAGGAGTTAGAAGTCAGGAGAGAGTGCTCTCTGAATCAAACAGGAAAGTTTGCCCCTTACCTGAGCCAGATGAACAATCTTCGCAAACTCTTTTTAGCCTTCGGTTATGACGATGAGTTATACGTGAGCAGCCTCCAGCAGTTCATTCCTGACGTGGACTCTCCATTCCTCTGCCTGTCCTACCCCCAGATGCTTTATATAAGAAAGGTCAGCAATATCAAAGAGCACCTAGAGCACCTGCTCAG GTGCCTCAAGAACCCCTTGCGGGCCTTTATATTCTGTCATGCTTACCTAACTGATCGGGACATGG GTCTGTCTCAGTACCCAAGCCTCCGTCAGCTAAAGGAGCTGCACCTGATTCATATCCTAATGTGGACCACCAATCTTGAGCCCCTTGGAGC TACAGAGAAAGCTGCTGCTACTCTCGGCGAGCCTCCTCACCCAAAGGATTGTCGGATCCAGACTCCCAACTCTCAGGTCCTCCTGCCTGCCCTGAGCCGCTGCTCCCAGCTCACCACCTTCTACTTTGGTGGAAATGAGACCTCCACGAATGCTCTGAAAGACCTGCTGCGTCACACAGGCGGGCTGAGCAAGTTAGGCCTGGAGTTGTATCCTGCCCCTCTGGAGAGTCTTGACAACAGGGGTCATGTCAACTGGGAGATCCTTGCCCCAACTCGGGCTGAGCTGATGCGGACGCTCAGGGAAGTCAGGCAGCCCAAGAG TCTTTTTGGTCCTgttccctgcccttcc tgtgGCTCATGGCCATCTGAGAGAGTGGATCTCCATCTTGCTCCTAGGGAAGAGCTGGTTAGTGGAATGGATAAGCTTTCTTCTGGACCCTTGGACACTGAAATCTAG
- the LOC100998645 gene encoding heterogeneous nuclear ribonucleoprotein C-like 1, which produces MASNVTNKTDPHSVNSRVFIGNLNTLVVKKSDVEAIFSKYGRVAGCSVHKGFAFVQYAKEKDARAAVAGEDGRMVAGQVVDINLAAEPKANQRKAGGKRSAAEMSGSSFDPDYDFQRDYYGRMYSFPARIPPLPPVALAGGPSKRPRVSGSTSGRRTSGFSSKSGQRGSHKSGKLKGDDLQAIKQELTQIKEKVASLLQNLENIEKQQSKEGVEAKNATSEEEQSSSSVKKGEAHVKLESEGGADGSADERPLLDDADNEDRADEQLELIKDDEKEAEKGEDKRDGANGQDDSEAHSGV; this is translated from the coding sequence ATGGCCAGCAACGTTACCAACAAGACGGATCCTCACTCCGTGAACTCCCGTGTGTTCATTGGGAATCTCAACACTCTCGTCGTCAAGAAATCTGATGTGGAGGCCATCTTTTCCAAGTATGGCAGAGTCGCGGGCTGCTCCGTTCATAAGGGCTTTGCCTTCGTTCAATACGCTAAGGAGAAAGACGCCCGCGCCGCTGTGGCGGGAGAGGACGGCAGAATGGTCGCCGGCCAGGTTGTGGACATTAACCTGGCTGCGGAGCCAAAAGCGAACCAGCGAAAAGCAGGCGGGAAACGATCAGCAGCGGAGATGTCCGGCTCCTCTTTTGACCCGGACTATGACTTCCAACGGGATTATTACGGTCGGATGTACAGTTTCCCAGCACggatccctcctcttcctcctgttgctctggctggagggCCCTCGAAACGTCCGCGCGTATCAGGAAGCACCTCAGGAAGGCGCACAAGTGGCTTCAGTTCCAAGAGTGGACAGAGGGGATCTCACAAGTCTGGAAAGTTGAAAGGAGATGACCTTCAGGCCATCAAGCAGGAGTTGACCCAGATAAAAGAGAAAGTGGCTTCTCTCCTGCAAAACCTGGAAAACATTGAAAAGCAACAGAGCAAAGAAGGAGTAGAGGCGAAGAACGCTACGTCAGAAGAGGAGCAGAGCAGCAGCTCCGTGAAGAAAGGGGAGGCTCACGTGAAGCTGGAGTCTGAGGGGGGCGCAGATGGCTCTGCTGACGAGCGGCCCCTACTGGACGATGCTGATAATGAAGATCGGGCGGATGAGCAGCTGGAGTTGATCAAGGATGATGAaaaagaggctgagaaaggagaggaTAAGAGAGACGGCGCCAATGGCCAGGATGACTCTGAAGCACATAGTGGGGTTTAG